A single window of Nitrospira sp. CR1.1 DNA harbors:
- a CDS encoding RelA/SpoT family protein has protein sequence MPHETVTELDQLIERVKSYNVEADVDLVRRAYDFSAKAHEGQMRRSGEPYFRHPLAVAGLLTHLKTDVTAIVAGLLHDTLEDTLATPLELEQRFGKDVVHLVDGVTKIGKITFRNYEEKQAENFRKMVLSMADDIRVVLIKLADRLHNMRTLEYLSEGKRRQIAQETLEIYAPLANRLGIGWIKNELEDLCLKHLKPEVYELLRVRVAKRDEDRQQYILEVIDMVKKAMAEAGLHGEVSGRPKHLYGIYQKMEKQSISFEEVYDLAALRIITDIKMNCYALLGVIHSLWRPLPGRFKDYIAIPKSNMYQSLHTTVAGPKGEHVEFQIRTEEMHRVSEQGIAAHWKYKEHGRIDEKDGKVFSWLRQFVEWNQDLPDNRQFMDSVKLDLFHDVVYVFTPQGMVKELPKGSTPVDFAYSVHTEIGDHCVGAKVNGKIVPLKHAMESGDMVEILTAANQTPHRDWLKFVRTSRAKTKIKHWIKAEEQSRSVEIGKRLLEAEFRRHGLAPAQMMRSEQLLAVAKQVGYETPEELAAAVGFGHVPTSQVMSKIAPPSQAEGPTITPEAPAPHKQAAGRADDTGVQVKGARDLLMQLSRCCNPVPGDRILGYITRGRGLTIHTVDCPNLEALDYDKNRLVEVEWDQSTPSTHSVKVSVIAVDKTGVLAHVSTAISECQANISRAEITTREDRKAMLDFIVEVVDTAHLSRVFKAIEQVEGVITVRRMRSWQERA, from the coding sequence ATGCCGCACGAGACCGTGACAGAACTCGATCAATTGATCGAGCGGGTCAAGAGCTATAACGTCGAGGCGGATGTGGACCTCGTGCGCCGGGCCTATGACTTTTCGGCCAAGGCCCATGAAGGGCAAATGCGCCGGTCCGGCGAGCCGTATTTTCGCCATCCCCTGGCGGTGGCCGGGCTGTTGACCCATCTGAAAACGGATGTGACGGCCATCGTTGCCGGTCTTTTGCATGACACGCTGGAAGATACACTGGCGACTCCGCTTGAATTGGAGCAGCGGTTCGGGAAAGACGTGGTGCACCTGGTCGATGGCGTCACCAAGATCGGCAAGATCACCTTTCGGAACTATGAGGAAAAACAGGCGGAAAATTTCCGCAAGATGGTGTTGTCGATGGCGGATGATATCCGCGTCGTCCTCATCAAGTTGGCGGACCGGCTCCATAACATGCGGACCCTGGAGTATCTCAGCGAAGGGAAGCGACGGCAGATTGCCCAAGAGACGCTGGAGATTTATGCCCCGTTGGCCAATCGCTTGGGAATCGGTTGGATCAAAAACGAACTTGAAGACCTCTGTTTGAAGCACCTCAAGCCCGAAGTCTACGAACTGCTGCGTGTGCGCGTGGCCAAGAGGGATGAAGATCGGCAGCAGTACATTCTGGAAGTCATCGACATGGTCAAGAAGGCCATGGCGGAGGCCGGATTGCATGGGGAGGTGTCCGGTCGACCCAAGCATCTCTATGGCATTTATCAGAAAATGGAGAAGCAGTCGATCTCGTTTGAGGAGGTGTACGACCTTGCCGCGTTACGCATCATCACCGATATCAAGATGAACTGTTATGCCTTGCTCGGGGTCATCCATTCGTTGTGGCGTCCCCTGCCTGGCCGTTTTAAAGATTACATCGCTATTCCAAAATCGAATATGTATCAGTCTTTGCATACCACGGTGGCAGGGCCTAAGGGCGAGCACGTGGAGTTCCAGATTCGCACGGAGGAGATGCATCGAGTTTCCGAGCAGGGGATTGCCGCGCATTGGAAATACAAGGAGCACGGACGCATCGACGAGAAAGACGGGAAAGTCTTCAGCTGGCTGCGGCAGTTCGTGGAGTGGAATCAAGACCTGCCCGATAATCGCCAGTTTATGGATTCGGTCAAGCTCGATCTTTTTCATGACGTGGTGTATGTGTTTACTCCGCAGGGTATGGTGAAGGAACTCCCGAAGGGTTCCACCCCGGTCGACTTCGCCTATTCCGTCCATACGGAGATCGGAGACCATTGTGTGGGGGCCAAGGTCAATGGCAAGATTGTGCCGCTCAAGCATGCGATGGAAAGCGGAGACATGGTGGAGATTTTGACCGCGGCGAATCAAACGCCCCACCGGGATTGGCTGAAGTTCGTCCGCACCTCCCGCGCGAAGACAAAAATCAAGCATTGGATCAAAGCAGAAGAACAGTCTCGCAGCGTCGAGATCGGCAAGCGGTTGCTGGAGGCTGAGTTCCGGCGGCATGGACTGGCGCCTGCTCAGATGATGCGGTCGGAGCAACTCCTCGCCGTGGCCAAACAGGTCGGATATGAAACGCCGGAGGAACTTGCCGCCGCCGTGGGGTTCGGGCATGTGCCGACCTCTCAGGTGATGAGCAAAATCGCGCCTCCTTCGCAGGCGGAAGGTCCGACCATCACGCCGGAAGCTCCGGCGCCGCATAAACAAGCGGCCGGTCGCGCCGATGATACCGGTGTTCAGGTGAAAGGTGCGCGCGACCTCCTGATGCAACTCTCCCGTTGCTGCAATCCCGTTCCCGGGGACCGCATTTTGGGCTACATTACCAGGGGGCGCGGGCTCACGATTCATACCGTCGATTGTCCCAATCTCGAAGCGTTGGATTACGATAAAAACCGGTTGGTCGAAGTTGAATGGGATCAGTCTACGCCGAGCACCCACTCCGTGAAGGTCTCAGTGATCGCGGTGGACAAAACCGGAGTGTTAGCGCATGTCTCTACGGCGATTTCGGAATGCCAGGCCAACATCAGTCGAGCTGAAATTACGACGCGCGAAGATCGGAAGGCGATGCTGGATTTCATCGTCGAGGTGGTGGACACGGCGCATCTGTCGAGGGTGTTCAAGGCGATTGAACAGGTAGAGGGTGTGATCACCGTGCGCCGGATGCGTTCCTGGCAGGAGCGCGCGTAG
- a CDS encoding mechanosensitive ion channel: MNPGTLVGAILAILACAAVVLIGLIHLFSRRGKPVPVLPLYAGGVGVFFVIAALVGHSGLVTPVPHLVRACLDVAAWLGASFFLFTILDALIIGEWLIERGQRYIPDIVRQLLIGAEVVAAGVVILWLVMGINLVALVALPTVAAAMIGVALKDTLTRFFSGIELGKIVKVGDWVTVLDREGVVSHIGMEHVSLLTRSHDLVSLPNDLVIQSGVTNFTRPTTTHFCNVFVEAAYRTPPEQVCATLLETAAAVSGVLPDPKPSAFVAAFNESAIQYRIKFPIGDFSQRDSIESVMRTYIWHAFARKGIEIPFPQRVVHQTVNGDGTPSSYSVERIMGQLTAVDFLVTLDTRQIEVLAQGARWELYLPGERIVRQGDSGDVLYVIVSGSADVRLEQGELTTTVATLEAGKFFGEMSLLTGEPRSATVVAATELSVIAVGKQALLQVIQEDRRLIERIGEIVARRQAATASAKAQLSRDAAALSVVTHTRSLVERIQRFFCGTRKTT, from the coding sequence ATGAATCCGGGAACCCTTGTCGGCGCCATTCTGGCCATCCTCGCTTGCGCGGCTGTCGTGTTGATCGGCCTGATCCACCTGTTCAGCCGGCGCGGCAAGCCGGTTCCGGTCCTGCCATTGTATGCCGGTGGTGTGGGCGTATTTTTCGTCATTGCGGCGCTGGTCGGCCACAGCGGTCTCGTGACGCCCGTTCCCCATCTCGTCCGGGCCTGTCTTGATGTGGCGGCCTGGCTGGGCGCTTCTTTCTTCCTCTTCACGATCCTTGATGCCCTCATCATTGGCGAATGGCTGATCGAGCGAGGTCAGCGATACATTCCTGACATCGTCCGACAGTTACTCATCGGCGCGGAAGTCGTGGCAGCCGGTGTGGTGATTCTGTGGTTGGTCATGGGGATCAACCTCGTGGCGCTCGTGGCGCTCCCAACAGTGGCGGCGGCGATGATCGGGGTGGCGTTGAAGGATACGTTGACGAGATTTTTTTCCGGCATTGAGCTTGGAAAGATCGTCAAGGTGGGGGATTGGGTCACGGTGCTGGATCGAGAAGGAGTGGTCTCTCACATCGGCATGGAACACGTCAGCTTGTTGACTCGATCTCACGATCTGGTGTCGTTGCCCAATGATCTGGTGATTCAAAGCGGAGTGACCAATTTCACCAGACCGACCACGACGCATTTTTGCAATGTCTTTGTCGAAGCCGCGTATCGAACCCCGCCTGAACAGGTCTGCGCTACGCTGCTTGAGACCGCGGCTGCGGTATCGGGGGTGTTGCCGGATCCCAAGCCGTCCGCTTTCGTCGCGGCATTTAATGAATCGGCCATTCAATATCGTATTAAGTTTCCAATCGGAGATTTCTCACAACGGGACTCGATCGAGAGTGTCATGCGCACCTATATCTGGCATGCCTTCGCGCGCAAGGGTATCGAAATTCCCTTTCCGCAACGCGTGGTGCATCAAACTGTGAATGGGGACGGCACTCCCAGCAGCTACTCAGTCGAACGGATCATGGGGCAACTGACGGCGGTTGATTTTTTGGTCACGCTCGATACAAGGCAAATCGAAGTGTTGGCACAGGGTGCGAGATGGGAGTTGTACTTGCCCGGTGAGCGAATCGTTCGCCAAGGGGATTCTGGAGATGTGCTGTACGTTATTGTCTCCGGAAGCGCCGATGTCCGATTGGAGCAGGGAGAGCTGACTACCACTGTGGCGACGCTTGAGGCGGGAAAGTTTTTTGGTGAGATGTCTTTATTAACCGGCGAGCCGCGGTCGGCCACGGTGGTGGCTGCGACGGAGTTATCGGTCATTGCCGTCGGGAAGCAGGCCTTATTGCAAGTCATTCAGGAGGACCGGCGGCTAATCGAGAGGATCGGAGAGATCGTTGCCCGTCGACAGGCTGCGACGGCGTCGGCGAAGGCGCAGCTCTCGCGCGATGCGGCGGCCTTGTCGGTTGTCACGCACACTCGCTCTCTCGTGGAGCGCATTCAGAGGTTTTTCTGCGGAACGCG